A portion of the Flavobacterium limnophilum genome contains these proteins:
- a CDS encoding SDR family NAD(P)-dependent oxidoreductase, which translates to MKTAAIENKTTITSEEIDRCIAVLAQLNIDTDQIFEIPKEQRIALIKAAGQFSRPDREEFAKRKKDGKAVAKRKQEKKDRTARKETGIRSAREASVFVAPKLLASHDLEHKEQLELEMPRQCYVCKTDFTKMHHFYDTMCTDCGDFNYAKRFQTADVKGQIAVITGSRLKIGYHIALMLLRGGATVVATTRFPVDSALRFAKEDDFMEWGHRLKIHGLDLRHIPSVEIFCNFIEQKYGRLDILINNAAQTVRRPAGFYTHLMENEERPIGSLPQQAQELLLDHANCLDELKVLTTGFSSNENMPVTWHGPEPGIGLRASAKLSQIPYSFDNALVAQEVFPEGELDADLQQVDLRKVNSWRLKLGQIETTEMIEVQLVNSVAPFVLCNRLSEVMKKDHTGKKHIINVSAMEGKFYRDFKEDRHPHTNMAKAALNMLTHTAAGTLAKDGIFMNAVDTGWVTDEDPAELAKLKQEEQDFQPPLDIVDGAARVMDPLFDGINTGKHWCGKFLKDYRPISW; encoded by the coding sequence ATGAAAACAGCTGCAATAGAAAATAAAACCACGATAACTTCCGAAGAAATTGATAGATGTATTGCTGTTTTGGCACAATTGAATATAGATACGGACCAAATATTCGAGATTCCAAAAGAACAGAGAATCGCTTTAATCAAGGCAGCTGGACAATTTTCGCGTCCCGATAGAGAGGAATTTGCCAAAAGAAAAAAGGACGGGAAAGCCGTAGCCAAACGCAAACAGGAGAAGAAAGACCGAACCGCCCGCAAGGAAACCGGAATTCGTTCGGCTCGGGAGGCGAGTGTTTTTGTTGCTCCAAAATTATTGGCTTCGCACGATTTGGAACACAAAGAACAATTGGAACTGGAAATGCCTAGACAATGCTATGTGTGCAAAACTGACTTTACCAAAATGCACCATTTTTACGATACGATGTGTACCGATTGTGGCGATTTTAATTATGCCAAGCGTTTTCAAACAGCCGATGTAAAGGGGCAAATTGCCGTGATTACGGGTTCTCGATTGAAGATTGGTTATCATATTGCCCTGATGCTTTTGCGTGGAGGAGCAACCGTTGTTGCAACGACTCGTTTTCCGGTGGATTCGGCATTGCGATTTGCCAAGGAAGATGATTTTATGGAATGGGGACATCGCTTGAAGATTCACGGATTGGATTTGCGACATATTCCGAGTGTGGAGATTTTCTGCAATTTCATCGAACAAAAATACGGTCGATTGGATATCTTGATCAATAATGCGGCACAAACCGTGCGAAGACCAGCGGGTTTTTATACGCATTTGATGGAAAATGAAGAACGTCCAATAGGCTCTTTGCCTCAACAAGCTCAAGAATTATTGTTGGATCACGCCAATTGTTTGGATGAATTGAAAGTTTTGACAACAGGATTTTCGTCGAATGAAAATATGCCGGTGACTTGGCATGGTCCGGAACCCGGAATTGGTTTGCGGGCTTCCGCCAAATTATCCCAGATTCCGTATAGTTTTGATAATGCCTTGGTTGCCCAAGAAGTTTTTCCGGAAGGGGAACTCGATGCCGATTTGCAACAAGTCGATTTGCGAAAAGTAAACAGCTGGCGATTGAAATTGGGCCAAATCGAAACCACGGAAATGATTGAAGTGCAATTGGTCAATTCGGTGGCGCCTTTCGTGTTGTGCAACCGTCTTTCGGAAGTGATGAAGAAAGACCACACGGGCAAAAAACACATCATCAATGTTTCGGCGATGGAAGGGAAGTTTTACCGTGATTTCAAGGAAGACCGTCATCCGCATACCAATATGGCTAAAGCCGCCTTGAATATGTTGACGCACACTGCCGCAGGGACTTTGGCCAAAGACGGAATTTTCATGAATGCCGTTGACACGGGCTGGGTTACCGACGAAGATCCAGCGGAATTGGCAAAACTTAAACAGGAAGAACAAGATTTTCAACCACCATTGGATATTGTCGATGGCGCTGCCCGGGTTATGGATCCTTTGTTTGACGGAATCAATACAGGGAAACACTGGTGCGGAAAGTTTTTGAAAGATTACAGGCCGATTTCTTGGTAA
- a CDS encoding FKBP-type peptidyl-prolyl cis-trans isomerase, with protein sequence MKHLLSALVALTLFISCSKDNETPDYVAQNEKDISEFITNNKLTAQRSDSGLYYVITDPGTGAQPTATSNVTVAYKGTFINGKIFDASTDAGITIGLNQVIKGWTEGIQYFKAGGSGMLLIPAHLGYGNYNYNGIPGGSVLIFEVKLISVK encoded by the coding sequence ATGAAACACCTCTTATCTGCATTAGTTGCCTTGACACTTTTCATTTCTTGCTCCAAAGACAATGAGACACCGGATTATGTTGCCCAAAATGAAAAAGACATTAGCGAATTTATAACCAACAATAAATTAACCGCCCAAAGAAGTGATTCTGGCTTGTACTACGTGATTACCGATCCCGGAACTGGAGCACAACCCACTGCCACTTCCAATGTGACTGTTGCTTACAAAGGAACTTTTATCAATGGAAAAATATTTGATGCCAGCACTGATGCCGGTATTACCATAGGTTTGAATCAAGTGATAAAAGGCTGGACGGAAGGCATTCAATATTTCAAGGCAGGAGGCAGCGGCATGCTTTTGATACCGGCTCATTTAGGCTATGGAAATTACAATTACAATGGCATTCCCGGAGGTTCAGTGCTAATTTTTGAAGTTAAATTAATTTCGGTCAAATAA
- a CDS encoding FKBP-type peptidyl-prolyl cis-trans isomerase, whose amino-acid sequence MKHLLATLVVLTLFISCKNKEEEKVEPAKEETVDYVAKNDKEINDYIAKNNLKAQKTESGLYYVINEPGTGTQPTATSNVTVAYKGSFLDGTVFDQSGPEGISFGLDQVVKGWTEGIPLLKTGGSGILLIPSQLGYGNDTMGPIPGGSALIFEVKLISVN is encoded by the coding sequence ATGAAACATTTATTAGCGACCCTGGTGGTCTTGACACTTTTTATTTCCTGTAAAAACAAAGAAGAGGAAAAAGTGGAACCTGCAAAAGAAGAAACTGTTGATTATGTTGCCAAAAACGACAAGGAAATCAACGATTACATAGCCAAAAATAATCTGAAGGCACAAAAAACCGAATCTGGTTTGTATTATGTAATTAATGAGCCTGGAACGGGAACTCAGCCTACTGCAACATCAAACGTGACCGTGGCTTACAAAGGTTCTTTTCTCGACGGAACTGTTTTTGACCAAAGCGGTCCTGAAGGAATTTCTTTTGGCTTGGACCAAGTGGTAAAAGGCTGGACAGAGGGAATTCCCCTTCTCAAAACCGGAGGCAGCGGCATCCTTTTGATACCTTCCCAATTGGGTTATGGAAACGACACTATGGGACCTATTCCCGGAGGTTCAGCACTTATTTTTGAAGTAAAATTAATTTCGGTCAATTAA
- a CDS encoding type II toxin-antitoxin system YafQ family toxin produces MESGIIGKYSDPLIQNGELPPKNKPHILNGNYSGFWECHIKPDWLLIWKQDDINKIIYLDRTGSHSDLFK; encoded by the coding sequence TTGGAATCTGGAATTATTGGAAAATATAGTGACCCTTTGATTCAAAACGGTGAACTTCCTCCCAAAAACAAACCACACATTCTTAATGGCAATTATTCAGGATTTTGGGAATGTCATATCAAACCCGATTGGCTCCTCATCTGGAAACAAGACGATATAAACAAAATCATTTACTTGGATCGAACCGGATCACATTCGGATTTATTTAAATGA
- a CDS encoding AAA family ATPase, with protein MYIEKIIIKKLYGFIDKEIEFNNKISILVGINGSGKTSVLNIINWLLKPNLSELCLIEFEQISLYFKFKDDKYIIICNQNKVEITVDLENITKAKKYTQIQATFKVHPNKLTKNESLKESLQGVYEDLGPEEHEKETWSFLFNDIPKPIVIGLDRNLFTEEGEEIRIQTEYSIVENKRIARRNKSNIFSPLEKVKSLLSKEHNIYRNNVLELYSSLNEKIMLSAFDKIFTKTNIASLLKEPKPSVNTIEVLKEQVVNFLRENQNLKYQSKKRKNIELSIKKVNTYFDTLKLILKESQDNDNEYDLLYITNISQFKKINDLIIEFKKFEIDTQQLYFPLKEFLDTINSFFKDSAKQLYFDKENSEVKFNILNREGIKIDDDRDIKNLSSGEKQILILLTYIKYNRNLNVFIIDEPELSLHPKWQGEFLDAVEKLMPNESQLIIATHSPEVIGDKEDFCTVLLPYNN; from the coding sequence ATGTACATAGAAAAAATAATTATAAAAAAGCTTTATGGCTTTATTGATAAAGAAATCGAATTTAATAATAAAATATCGATTTTAGTCGGAATAAATGGTTCTGGAAAAACAAGTGTTTTAAATATTATAAACTGGCTTTTAAAACCAAATCTTTCTGAATTATGTCTTATAGAATTTGAACAAATTTCACTTTATTTTAAATTTAAAGATGATAAATACATAATAATATGTAATCAAAATAAAGTCGAAATAACTGTTGATTTAGAAAATATTACAAAAGCTAAAAAATACACTCAAATACAAGCAACTTTTAAAGTACATCCGAATAAATTAACAAAAAACGAATCACTTAAAGAATCTTTACAGGGAGTTTATGAAGATTTAGGCCCCGAAGAACATGAAAAAGAAACTTGGTCTTTTTTATTTAATGACATACCTAAACCAATAGTTATTGGATTAGATCGAAATTTATTTACGGAGGAAGGAGAAGAGATAAGAATACAAACTGAATACAGCATCGTTGAAAATAAGCGTATAGCACGCAGAAATAAATCTAATATTTTTTCTCCTTTAGAAAAAGTAAAATCATTGTTAAGCAAAGAACATAATATTTACAGAAATAATGTTCTTGAGTTATACAGTTCTTTAAATGAAAAAATTATGCTTTCGGCATTTGACAAGATATTTACAAAAACGAATATTGCTTCATTGTTAAAAGAACCAAAACCGTCAGTAAATACAATTGAAGTTTTAAAAGAACAAGTTGTAAATTTTTTGAGAGAAAATCAAAACTTAAAATACCAATCAAAAAAAAGAAAAAACATTGAATTATCGATAAAAAAAGTGAATACTTATTTTGACACATTGAAATTAATTCTCAAAGAATCTCAAGATAATGATAACGAATATGATTTACTTTATATAACTAACATAAGCCAGTTTAAAAAAATCAATGATTTAATCATCGAATTTAAGAAGTTTGAAATAGACACACAGCAACTATACTTTCCACTAAAAGAATTTTTAGACACAATAAATAGTTTCTTTAAAGATTCTGCAAAACAACTTTATTTTGACAAAGAAAATTCAGAAGTTAAGTTCAATATATTGAATAGAGAAGGAATTAAAATTGATGATGACAGAGATATTAAAAATTTATCATCTGGAGAAAAACAAATATTGATTTTACTTACATATATCAAATATAATAGAAACTTGAATGTATTCATTATTGATGAACCCGAATTATCTCTTCACCCTAAATGGCAAGGAGAATTTCTAGACGCAGTAGAAAAATTAATGCCAAATGAATCACAATTAATTATTGCTACACATTCACCAGAAGTAATTGGAGATAAAGAAGATTTTTGCACAGTTTTATTACCTTATAACAATTAA
- a CDS encoding DUF4435 domain-containing protein codes for MITIEESFPRKRANYLKGQDVVWSQFNDVNFYVEDLYQENFYLQILKNLFPNIKISKIFPLGGKDPVIKKAKRSLKNKKKVFILDLDFDEILNKKELCDNIFYLEKYSIENYLVDKNAIIELVKEENPKIKTSEVNQKFDLKLFYNECFNILSELSSNLLLIQKYELGIDYLKIEPHRDCNLNPICLKESVVTPFYQKIEARLKEKKPRLKYSAQINKLKVHFKDVYKGLIYVPGKYILNILNIKLKKIFKFSQSNLSTFIYRLAKNCEFKELEYLKISINEYTK; via the coding sequence ATGATAACTATTGAGGAAAGTTTCCCTAGAAAAAGAGCCAACTATTTAAAAGGTCAAGATGTTGTTTGGTCTCAATTTAATGATGTGAATTTCTATGTAGAAGACCTATATCAAGAAAATTTTTATCTTCAAATATTAAAAAATTTATTTCCAAATATTAAAATAAGTAAGATTTTCCCTTTAGGCGGAAAAGACCCCGTAATAAAAAAAGCAAAAAGGTCATTAAAAAACAAGAAAAAAGTTTTTATTTTAGATTTGGATTTTGATGAAATTTTGAATAAAAAGGAACTTTGTGATAATATTTTTTATTTAGAGAAATATAGTATAGAAAACTATTTAGTAGACAAAAACGCTATAATTGAATTGGTAAAAGAAGAAAATCCTAAAATAAAGACTTCAGAAGTTAACCAAAAATTTGATTTAAAGCTATTTTATAATGAATGCTTCAATATTTTAAGTGAACTATCAAGTAACTTATTATTAATTCAAAAATATGAATTAGGAATCGATTATTTAAAAATTGAACCGCACAGAGATTGTAATTTGAATCCTATATGCTTAAAAGAATCAGTAGTAACACCATTCTATCAAAAAATAGAAGCTAGATTAAAAGAAAAAAAACCAAGATTAAAATATTCAGCTCAAATAAATAAGCTAAAAGTTCATTTTAAAGATGTCTATAAAGGATTAATATATGTTCCTGGAAAATATATTTTAAATATATTAAACATTAAATTAAAAAAGATTTTTAAATTCTCACAAAGCAACTTATCTACATTTATTTATAGACTAGCCAAAAATTGTGAATTTAAAGAATTAGAATACTTAAAAATATCAATTAACGAATATACTAAATAA
- a CDS encoding ABC-F family ATP-binding cassette domain-containing protein, with the protein MNYLSVENISKSFGERTLFKDISFGINKDQKIAFIAKNGSGKTTIMNIINGFDEPDTGQVVLRKSIRMAFLSQDNKLQDELTIEESIFASDNETLKVIEAYEKALENPEDEEAYQKAFDGMDQHNAWDFETQFKQILFKLKLEDFKLKVKNLSGGQKKRLSLAIILINRPDLLILDEPTNHLDLEMIEWLESYFAKENITLFMVTHDRFFLERVCNEIIELDNGKIYQYKGNYSYYLEKKEERIASENSSVDKAQNLFVKELEWMRRQPKARTTKSKSRQDDFYVIKEKAQSRRRENKVELEINMERMGSKIIELHKISKKFKDHVILDNFSFDFQRGERIGIIGKNGTGKSTFLNLLTGTIPLDSGKVVVGETIKIGYYTQSGINPKPGQRVIDVIKEYGEFIPLTKGRLISASQLLERFLFDSKKQYDYVEKLSGGELKRLYLCTVLIQNPNFLILDEPTNDLDIVTLNVLESFLMDYPGCLLVVSHDRYFMDKIVDQLFVFRGQGEIETFPGNYSDFRSYEDSADVAQKEDNKAEKKDWKQNNPTGNLTFNEQKEFQKIEREIKDLEIDKAKIEQLFSEGKVADVDIEKKAKELENIIKKIEEKEERWFELSAKIEG; encoded by the coding sequence ATGAATTACTTATCAGTCGAAAATATCTCAAAATCTTTTGGAGAGCGCACGCTTTTTAAAGACATATCCTTCGGAATCAACAAAGACCAAAAAATTGCCTTTATTGCCAAAAACGGTTCTGGAAAAACCACCATCATGAACATCATCAATGGTTTTGACGAACCCGACACAGGCCAAGTCGTGCTTCGCAAAAGCATCCGAATGGCTTTTCTTTCGCAAGACAATAAATTGCAGGACGAATTGACGATTGAGGAAAGTATTTTCGCTTCGGATAATGAGACTTTGAAAGTGATTGAAGCTTACGAAAAAGCATTGGAAAACCCAGAAGACGAAGAAGCCTACCAAAAAGCTTTCGACGGAATGGACCAACACAATGCTTGGGATTTCGAAACCCAATTCAAGCAAATTTTGTTCAAATTGAAGTTGGAAGATTTCAAACTGAAAGTAAAAAATCTTTCGGGTGGACAGAAAAAACGCCTTTCGTTGGCTATTATTTTGATTAACCGTCCGGATTTATTAATTCTGGATGAGCCAACGAATCACTTGGATTTGGAGATGATCGAATGGCTCGAAAGTTATTTTGCCAAAGAAAATATCACGTTGTTCATGGTGACGCACGACCGTTTCTTTTTGGAACGTGTTTGCAACGAAATCATCGAATTGGACAATGGAAAAATATACCAATACAAAGGAAATTACTCTTACTATTTAGAGAAAAAAGAAGAGCGAATCGCTTCCGAAAATTCGAGTGTGGACAAAGCCCAAAACCTTTTCGTCAAAGAACTGGAATGGATGCGTCGCCAACCAAAAGCAAGAACGACCAAATCGAAATCGCGTCAGGATGATTTTTATGTGATTAAAGAAAAAGCGCAAAGTCGCCGTCGCGAAAACAAGGTCGAACTCGAAATCAATATGGAACGAATGGGAAGCAAGATTATCGAGCTTCACAAAATTTCCAAGAAATTCAAGGATCACGTGATTTTGGATAATTTCAGTTTTGATTTTCAACGTGGCGAACGCATTGGAATCATCGGAAAAAATGGAACTGGAAAATCGACTTTCTTGAACCTTTTGACAGGAACTATTCCATTGGATTCCGGAAAAGTGGTCGTTGGCGAAACCATCAAAATTGGCTATTACACCCAAAGCGGAATCAACCCAAAACCGGGACAGCGCGTGATTGACGTCATCAAGGAATACGGCGAATTTATTCCGTTGACAAAAGGCAGATTGATTTCGGCTTCGCAATTGTTGGAGCGTTTTCTTTTTGACTCCAAAAAACAATACGATTATGTCGAAAAACTGAGCGGTGGCGAGTTGAAACGACTGTATTTGTGTACCGTTTTAATCCAAAACCCAAACTTCCTGATTCTGGATGAGCCTACGAATGATTTGGATATCGTGACTTTGAATGTACTCGAAAGTTTCTTGATGGATTATCCGGGTTGTTTGCTGGTAGTGTCGCACGACCGTTATTTTATGGACAAAATCGTGGATCAATTATTTGTTTTCAGGGGTCAAGGCGAAATCGAAACTTTCCCTGGCAACTACTCCGATTTCAGGTCTTATGAAGACAGTGCCGACGTTGCCCAAAAAGAAGACAACAAAGCCGAAAAGAAAGACTGGAAACAAAACAATCCAACCGGAAACCTGACTTTCAACGAGCAAAAAGAATTCCAAAAAATAGAAAGAGAAATCAAGGATTTGGAAATAGACAAAGCCAAAATCGAGCAATTATTTTCCGAAGGAAAAGTAGCCGATGTGGACATTGAGAAAAAAGCCAAAGAACTGGAAAACATCATTAAAAAAATAGAAGAAAAAGAGGAACGATGGTTTGAGCTGAGTGCGAAGATAGAAGGGTAA
- a CDS encoding DUF2264 domain-containing protein, with protein MKKIKYLVLLSIMAGQSLFAQETNNTVFRVENPNYELSPYTGMTKQHWKEAALYMLKGAFGYIHTLDDPMKFPKQPGKSYPLDEKRVPTEKLEGLSRTLFIASPLLKENPDLVINNIKVADYYRHQFSKLIDPNSPSYIVPRAKNGGPNQNLVEYGAIAMSMMTNPEVLWKPLPQDQKDALAKSMLSYGDGPTVSSNWKFFNIFVLSFFKEQGYPVNEKLLVEYLQKSLEDYRGDGWYNDNPAYDYYSMWGYQLYGALWSEYFGNKYYPEYASKFRSNFKDLNSNYPLMFSRNGKMIMFGRSISYRIASIAAFPFMGLENDPTINNGWLRRISSGVLKQFMEHPEFMKDNVPTLGFYGAFEPAVQVYSCRGSVYWMGKAFLGLLLPDDNPFWTAKENEGDWETKFKKDQVYNTFQEGSQILITDYPAIGASEIRAWCNAKKKDDWQGFRSTENYNRLSYNSAFPWQADGENGEVAMNYVFKNKNQKWEPFRLFTFKKFENGVYYRDAVLETNENIKMSLADIPLVNGILRVDLNTSKEAISMRLGHYALPKLDKEISTTKTKIKGYEVTIIDNGKYQLAMIPVLGWEKTEVISAKGLHPESNESTVIDVSSNFTAKNDKTSLYVTLMLWKKSGEKWKKSDLIPIKKLEQTNTSITIQFKNGTKKDIDLNKK; from the coding sequence ATGAAAAAAATAAAATACTTAGTGCTATTGTCCATTATGGCGGGACAATCTTTGTTTGCTCAGGAAACCAACAATACTGTTTTTAGAGTCGAAAATCCAAATTACGAATTAAGTCCATATACAGGAATGACCAAGCAGCACTGGAAAGAGGCTGCTCTTTATATGTTGAAAGGGGCCTTTGGTTACATTCATACCTTAGATGACCCGATGAAGTTTCCAAAACAACCGGGAAAAAGTTATCCTCTGGATGAAAAAAGAGTACCAACAGAGAAATTGGAAGGGTTGAGCAGGACTTTGTTTATTGCCTCTCCACTTCTAAAAGAAAATCCTGATTTGGTGATTAATAATATTAAGGTAGCCGATTATTACAGACATCAATTCAGTAAATTAATTGACCCCAACAGTCCTTCTTATATCGTTCCCCGCGCCAAAAATGGAGGGCCGAACCAGAATTTGGTCGAATATGGAGCCATCGCAATGTCAATGATGACCAATCCTGAGGTGCTTTGGAAGCCATTGCCTCAAGATCAAAAAGACGCATTGGCCAAATCCATGCTGAGTTATGGAGATGGCCCTACGGTATCTTCCAATTGGAAGTTTTTCAACATTTTTGTGTTGAGTTTTTTCAAAGAGCAAGGCTATCCCGTCAACGAGAAATTGTTGGTGGAGTATTTGCAAAAATCCTTGGAGGATTATAGAGGTGACGGTTGGTACAATGATAATCCAGCCTACGATTATTATAGCATGTGGGGATATCAATTGTATGGAGCCTTGTGGTCTGAATATTTTGGCAATAAATATTATCCGGAATATGCCTCAAAGTTTAGAAGCAATTTTAAAGATCTCAATTCCAATTATCCATTGATGTTTAGTCGTAACGGGAAGATGATTATGTTTGGACGTAGCATCAGTTATCGAATAGCTTCTATAGCTGCATTTCCTTTTATGGGATTAGAAAATGATCCCACAATTAATAATGGTTGGTTACGAAGAATATCATCTGGAGTTTTAAAACAATTTATGGAGCATCCAGAATTTATGAAAGACAATGTGCCCACACTTGGTTTTTACGGTGCATTTGAACCCGCCGTGCAAGTGTATAGTTGTAGGGGAAGTGTGTATTGGATGGGGAAAGCTTTTCTAGGGCTTTTATTGCCAGACGATAATCCTTTTTGGACGGCCAAAGAAAATGAAGGAGACTGGGAAACCAAATTCAAAAAAGATCAGGTTTACAATACATTTCAAGAAGGTTCACAAATTTTGATTACAGATTATCCCGCAATTGGGGCTTCAGAAATTAGGGCTTGGTGTAACGCCAAGAAAAAAGACGATTGGCAAGGATTCCGATCAACAGAAAATTATAATCGATTGTCTTACAACAGTGCTTTCCCTTGGCAGGCTGATGGTGAGAACGGAGAAGTGGCGATGAACTATGTTTTCAAAAATAAAAACCAAAAATGGGAACCTTTCCGATTGTTTACTTTTAAAAAGTTTGAAAACGGTGTTTATTATCGGGATGCAGTTTTAGAAACAAATGAGAATATAAAAATGAGTTTGGCCGATATTCCTTTAGTAAACGGAATTTTAAGAGTGGACCTAAATACTAGTAAAGAAGCGATTTCTATGCGTTTAGGGCATTATGCTTTGCCTAAATTGGATAAAGAAATCAGTACTACCAAAACAAAAATAAAAGGATACGAGGTTACCATTATCGATAACGGAAAATACCAATTAGCGATGATTCCAGTTTTAGGATGGGAGAAAACCGAGGTTATATCAGCCAAAGGCTTGCATCCAGAAAGTAATGAAAGTACCGTGATTGATGTAAGTAGTAATTTTACAGCAAAAAATGATAAAACAAGTCTATACGTAACCCTGATGTTATGGAAAAAATCAGGTGAAAAATGGAAGAAAAGTGATTTGATTCCTATAAAAAAACTTGAGCAAACAAATACGAGTATTACAATTCAATTTAAAAACGGAACAAAAAAAGATATTGATTTAAACAAAAAGTAG
- a CDS encoding glycoside hydrolase family 88/105 protein: protein MNFKHSFFILMTIFSLGIVSCKSVVAKQETPIKQSKAEIIAIIDKVNSRWQDTHPELGNAFWNVAAYHTGNMEAYKVTQNKKYLDYSMAWAEKNQWMGAKSNNKLEWKYNYGETDKHVLFGDWQICFQTYIDLYNFTGKNDLQKIARAREVMEYEMSTETNDYWWWADGLYMVMPVMTKLYKITGNEMYLEKLHTYLTHADSIMYDDETKLYFRDAKYVYPKHKSANGKKDFWARGDGWIFAGYAKIIQDLPNSAKHKKEYINRFKEMAKTLASNQQKEGYWTRSILDPEHAPGPETSGTAFFTYGFIWGINNGILDKETYLPVVQKSWNYLTEFALQADGTVGYVQPIGEKAIPGQVVDKNSTADFGVGAFLLAASEMSRFVK, encoded by the coding sequence ATGAATTTTAAACACTCTTTTTTTATCCTGATGACTATTTTTTCTTTAGGAATTGTTAGTTGTAAAAGTGTAGTTGCAAAGCAGGAAACACCAATCAAGCAGTCTAAAGCTGAAATAATTGCTATTATTGATAAAGTAAACAGTCGTTGGCAGGATACACATCCTGAACTGGGTAATGCTTTTTGGAACGTAGCCGCATATCATACCGGAAATATGGAAGCCTACAAAGTGACCCAAAACAAAAAATACTTGGATTATTCTATGGCTTGGGCAGAAAAAAATCAATGGATGGGAGCTAAATCGAATAATAAACTCGAATGGAAATACAATTATGGAGAAACCGACAAGCATGTGTTGTTTGGAGATTGGCAAATTTGTTTTCAAACCTATATTGATCTATACAATTTTACAGGTAAAAATGATCTTCAAAAAATTGCTCGTGCTCGTGAAGTAATGGAGTATGAAATGAGTACCGAAACCAATGATTATTGGTGGTGGGCAGATGGTTTGTATATGGTAATGCCTGTTATGACCAAGTTGTATAAGATAACAGGAAATGAAATGTATTTAGAAAAACTGCACACTTATTTAACTCATGCCGATAGTATTATGTATGACGATGAAACAAAACTGTATTTTCGAGATGCTAAATATGTCTATCCCAAACACAAAAGTGCCAATGGAAAAAAAGACTTTTGGGCTAGAGGTGATGGGTGGATTTTTGCAGGCTACGCCAAAATTATTCAAGATTTACCCAATTCTGCCAAACATAAAAAAGAATACATTAACCGTTTTAAGGAGATGGCAAAAACTTTGGCTAGCAATCAACAGAAAGAAGGCTACTGGACAAGAAGTATTTTGGATCCTGAACATGCTCCAGGGCCAGAAACCAGCGGAACGGCCTTTTTCACTTATGGATTTATATGGGGTATCAATAATGGAATCTTGGATAAAGAAACCTATTTACCTGTAGTTCAAAAATCATGGAATTACCTCACCGAATTTGCTCTTCAAGCAGATGGAACCGTTGGATATGTACAGCCTATTGGCGAAAAAGCTATTCCAGGACAAGTTGTGGATAAAAATTCTACCGCCGATTTTGGTGTAGGTGCATTTTTATTGGCAGCATCAGAAATGAGTCGTTTTGTGAAATGA